From the Nerophis lumbriciformis linkage group LG05, RoL_Nlum_v2.1, whole genome shotgun sequence genome, the window AATATAAGCGCTAATTAGCCCAATTATCTTTTATTTAGTACGCGTGGCGAACCCAAGAAAACATGGCACTGGGCGGCATGGAAAGCCTCCAGAAATGGCTCTTCGACGCAGTGGCTGGCTTGTTATTCTTGCTCTTTAGGCTTCTGTCGCGCCGGACGACCACCGGCGGTCGCAAGAAGCTGCCGCCCACCGCGCACCCGCTCCTTAAAGTGTCTGCGACGCAACTCGCTCGGAAGATCCGACGAAGAGAGGTGAAAGCCGGCTGTTAGCTTCAAATGTTTTCCTATGGCTCGTTTGAATGGTCAGACCTGGAGGCCATCATTTAAACCGAAAACATGGTGGCAACTTCCCACTAATATGCATTCGTGAATGTATTTATGTACACAGCATCATGAGCAAGCTATACTTTgagaagttttacaatataatcctaatatatatatgtgtgtgtgtctgtttaggTGTCCAGTGTGGAGGTGGTCCAGGCTTACATTGACAGGATCCAGGAAGTCAACCCTCTAATCAATGCTGTGGTCAAAGACAGGCAAGATTCCCCagcaatatccatccattcatttcctaccgcttgtccctttcggggtcgataTTCCCTGTCAAGTCCGTCCTCCCTTCTCCTCACCGTGCAGGTTTTCCGCAGCGCTCCAGGAAGCGGCGCAGGTTGACAAGCTGATCGACGAGGAAGCGGGAGGAGAGGATGTGCTGGAGCACCGACTGCCCTTCCTCGGCGTGCCTTTCTCTGTCAAAGAGTCTTTCGGCCTTCAGGGTAAAGCAAAGGAGTGTACTCTTTTACTCCTTTTGTGACCGgcttcttgttttttttaaatacttttctaAAGACTAAATGAAATGCAGCCCACATAAAAACAGTACAGTGAAAcactaaacaaagaaaacatttgCTTGGTCCAAATCCcccaaagtccatccatccatcttcttccgcttatccgaggtcgggtcacgggggcagcagcctaagcagggaagcccagacttccctttccccagccacttcttccagctcctcccgggggatcccgaggcgttaccaggccagccgggatatatagtcttcccaacgtgtcctgggtcttccccgtggcctcctaccggtcggacgtgccctaaacacctccctagggaggcgttcgggtggcatcctgaccagatgcccgaaccacctcatctggctactctcgatgtggaggagcagcggctttactttgagctccccccggatggcagagcttctcaccctatctctaagggagagccccgccacccggcggaggaaactcatttcggccgcttgtacccgtgatcttgtcctttcggtcatgacccaaagctcatgaccataggtgaggatagggacggagatcaaccggtaaattgatagctttgccttccggctcagctccttcttcaccacaacggatcgatacagcgtccgcattactgaagacgccgcaccgatccgcctgtcgatctcacgatccactcttccctcactcgtgaacaaaactccgaggtacttgaactcctccacttggggcaagatctcctccccaacccggagatcccCCAAAGTGGCACCTGCGAATCAAAATGTACAACTTGGTACATTATCTGTTAAAAATCCCCGTTTTGTATGTCTGTATTTTTCagcggtgtgccgtcagggccatcaaggccttctctgctggcctaacataaccagaaatcatgatcataattaaagataaaagtatttttttatttactttccctaaagatCTAAAAGTGTTcacattctcttcatgtcattatgctccttccagcgcggtTGTTTTTAGgttttagagtttttatccaatcagaattcagcaagcttatgttgccgtgctgtaccaaatctgcccaaggccttcagaatcaacaacgcggagacggcgtggcgaagttgggagagtggccgtgccagcaatctgagggttactggttcaatccccaccttctaccatcctagtcacatccgttgtgtccttgagcaagacacttcacccttgctactgatgggcctggttagcgccgtgcatggcagctcccgccatcagtgtgtgaatgggtgaatgtggaaaatagtgtcaaagcgctttgagttccataaaaaggtagaaaagcgctatacaagtacgacccatttaccaatgcggggacatacagtgatagacagttgcgatagccaatcagatcatgagttgttgtcagtaggccttctagtaggggtgtggggaaaaaatcgattcgaattcaaatcgcgattctctcgttgtgcgattcagtatcgattctcatttttcaaaaatcgattttttttattttttcgtttttgttttttttataattaatcaaccgaacaaaacaatacacagcaataccataaccatgcaatccaattccaaaaccaaactcgacccagcaacactcagaactgcaataaacagagcaattgagaggagacacaaacacgacacagaacaaaccaaaagtagtgaaacaaaaataaatattatcaacagtatcaatattggttacaatttcaacatagcagtgattaaaaatccctcattgacattatcattagacatttataaaaaaaaaaaagaatagtgtcacagtggcttacacttgcatcgcatctcatggtgaaatccctaaattccttaaaaTAGCTGGctgagaggtttttcttaaactgttcaacaatttgctcacgcatttgttgacaaagtggtgaccctcgccccatccttgtttttgaatgactgagcatttcatggaatctacttttatacccaatcatgttcacctgtgggatgttcaaataagtgtttgatgagcattcctcaactttatcagtatttattgccacctttcccaacttctttgtcacgtgttgctggcatcaaattctaaagttaatgactatttgcacaaaaaaaaatgtatcagtttgaacatcaaatatgttgtctttgtagcatattcaactgaatatgggttaaaaaggatttgcaaatcattgtattccgtttatatttatatctaacacaatttcccaactcatatggaaacagggtttgtacactgttgaggtgatgtgcgttaatgtgtttctgtatagtatttctccagcaatggtcatgtggggacataaatgatggtattttgagaggtaatcatttgagtcggacatcactgaaggcctaggtgggaaacgcacggcccgccactggtgttttttatatttcatggagtgTTTAGTTGTCCCAGTGTTTTCAGCGGTCCTCGAACGCACCATAGTGATGTGCTGTGTGAAGGCTTGTGCATTAACATTCTCCAATACTGCTTGCTTTTGCCTCATCGTTGTCTACCCATTGTTTTATACCGTGGGCAAATGCACAAAGACCTTAACACAGCTTTACcaccaattgtaaaaaaaacaaaacaaaaaaaacatcagacCGAAGAAaccttgggcagcacggtggaacaggagttagtgcatgtgcctcacaatacgaaggtcctgggttcaatcctttgcatgtcctccccgtgactgtgtgggttccctccaggtgcttcggcttcctcccacccccaaagacatgcacctggggataggttgattggcaacactaaattgaccctagtgtgtgaatgttgtctatctgtgttggccctgtgatgaggtggcggcttgtccagggtgtactccgccttccgcccggatgcagctgagataggctccagcaccccccgcaaccccaaaaaaagggaacagcggtagaaaatgaagaaGATACCTCTATCTCTGGCAGTCTAAGCCAGTCAGAACCTCCATTTTATTATCGAGGAcataaaatcactccaaaaaggtGTTTTAGTTGccacaataaaaataagaataaatgAACATTTCGCCTGTTTTTTCTTTAGATTTACTGATTTTTCTAAAGGTGGCACTTTTGTGTAAGCCAACTCATTGACTGCTGACCTGGTAGTTGTCGCCCCTTCGTCAGGCATGCCTTTCACGACGGGCATCATCTCCAGGCGAGGAACCGTGGCTGTCGCCGACGCACCCCCCGTGGCCCTGATGAAGCGGGCGGGCGCCATCCCGCTGGGCGTCACAAACACCAGTGAGGGCTGCATGTGGTTTGAGTCGCACAACCACCTTTATGGCATCACAAGCAACCCGTACGACCTGGAGAGGGTACCGGGAGGCAGCTCAGGTTGGCAGGATTCAAATAATCACTTTGAGTACAGCTGTATTCAAATGTTTTACCCTCCATCAGGTGGAGAGGGCAGTTTGCTGGCCGCTGCGGGCGCAGTCATTGGGATGGGCTCGGACATTGGCGGCAGCATCCGTATACCCTGCTTCTTCAATGGAATATTTGGCCACAAGACCACCCCTGGTAAGACGGACAAACAAACACATCACTTAAACGCACCGTGACCTTTGCTACTCCCGCAGGTGTTGTGTCTAATGACAATCAGTACCCTCCCTGCACTGGCCGACACGCCGAGTACGTCAGCAGTGGGCCCATGTGCCGCTATGCAGAAGACTTGCTGCCCATGCTGAGAATCATGGCGGGACCAAACGCTCACATGTGAGAGAGTCCACGTttgtgtcacttcctgtgtgcgtCCTAATGCTTTTGTGCCCAGGCTGTCCTTGAGTAAGAGGGTGGAAATAAAGAAGCTGCGGTTCTTCACCATCCCTGATGATGGCGGCTGTATTCTGACCAGTCCCGTCAGTGAAGAGCTCAAGCGGATCCAGAGGAAGGTGAGCGGTGTCATGTAACATATAAAGGCCCACATTTGATAACTACGAGCATTTAAAGGCCCCTACATCAAaacctggggccgtatttatcaagtgtcttagagtgccattttacacttaagtcctgagaatttgcgaaatttagtcctactctcaaacttaagaataaaagctatttatcaacattcttaagtctaagaatcactcctactctccacgatatttaagagaccttcagaggtgtcctaagtggttaggagttgccagcgggggatggcactgaggcgagagagacgtgcgcgaacgttcagggagcggaaggatgtcctggctttgtttgatgacgagcagctgatcaaacggtatcgtttagaccagtggttcttaaccttgttggaggtactgaaccccgccagtttcatacgcgcattcaccgagcccttctttagtgaaaaaaaaaagttttttttcttaattaaatcttaatttataaatattaatcatgaaaggatgttattatattaaagaaatactaataaatatatatgttacaaacagaacgttacaggaatgtacacatgatcccatgtttacatctcattgtgcaacatgtgaatgttttagtgggaactaaatgcgatatcggaaaggggtacaaattatttccaaagcaggacctccacccagacatacaatactagtacacagctcatgaaaaactatatttgttgttattgtcattgtaagtgggccaaaacacttattttagaaaataatcccatggaaatgactgctgtcatttgattagcataataaaacatttaacttgttatttagtcaggtttgggacaggtgtgctgctggtgtgaccacagtgtgcacatctaagttaaagtaccaatgattgtcacacactaggtgtggtgaaatttgtcctctgcatttgacccatccccttgttcactccctgggaagtgaggggagcagtgggcagcagtggtgccatCCCCGGGAataacttttggtgatttaatccccaattccaaggcttgatgctgagtgccaagcagggaggtaatgggtcccatttttatagtttttagtatgactcggccggggtttgaactcacaacctaccgatctcagggcggacactcaaaccactaggccactgagtaggtccacgcatTTGGAAAAtgaaagggaacattgtttgggggtatccataatacgccgatagggagaagtttgtatttacacgatgagtctggtgtgtcctGACCTCCGCGGTTGaggtcgatcgaacccaggttaagaaccactggtttagacagagcaggtattatttttgtcacagatttaataataaggggcgtcatctcatcagcaacatcacacagcagagctttcacagcagaactaaaggtcatcacaatgcttcgatatctcgtcatgaattggaaagaaaaggaaacatttatttttgattcattgccaatattgtgtttgttttgtattattttgtggtttattgtcaaaatatacactcccattgtccacttaaatatttctaagatatctCTTTATTcctagacaagggattcccttccgtgattggtcatttctatggacacaaaaatgacgtcacctaaaattcggtttacggcacatagtaatgtcgtaattcagctctgagtgtgacacttaagattcagtcctacacttcgctgaaagtgtgaggaagacgcttgataactaacttttaagtgcagctttcagcaaagaatttctttactcataagtcaactcttagcagacttcttaggagtaattctaagacgcttgataaatacggccccatgTCTCAGAGGTGCCACATAAGTGTTTTAGAAGTGTTGTCCAAATGCAAACCTTAAATCTGGAATTTGGATAGTTTACTAAGTTTTGTGAGCTGCTTCCAAAAGGTGAAAGTTATCTACTTTTTACATATATACCTTTAACACTGCACTTGTCAACCTAATACACCATTTATGTACAACACAGGAGTGAATGAGACTGGAGGATACAAATGTTGGCAACACTAGCATAATGGTGTGAGCTAGACTACATTTTAACATCTCACCAcaagtggtgagatcagtaagctccagattgtccagaatagggcagcagggctggttctgggttgttcactaagaaccaaatgcatgcttctctttcctggctaacagtgcagaacaggttgtcagctaatactctgatattgttcaaatcagtaaccggtagttaaactcctgcttttctcatggcctaaatagttcacagtagcactatacataatcataataccagggcgtctagtgagtggcattttgtactccctcgtcccaggaagaatgctttgcggaaatcttttatttatagatctgtatcgctctggaataacctgcctcgaattctcaccggcattgaaagtaaacaggtttttaaaaagaaagtaatattgtatctgaatctttaaattagtttgctcgttgatgatttttttggttttatattgtgtaattattattctgtgactgtaaattgttttcttattgatgcttttatttatttatttgttctgtattgtgtagttattatATGCCTTTACTTGTAATcatattgaattgtggaccccaggaagactattgagttgtggcaaccagctaatggggatccttattttaaaaaaaataaacatcgaCGCCATGCTATGTTAGCCTCATTGGAAAAAATGATTAAAGTGGTAGCTCCCACGTTTGTAGTTGACACTTGTCAGGGGTTTAATTTAAGCTGTATGATATATAGCCTCTTTTTTTCCCTTTCACAAAGTGGTGGGTGTACACACGGGGCAGGCTCATCTACATTGGTATGTTCATATGGGAATGGGTTTTTCCCTTCATGATATCATTAAAAGCTGCAACCTCAAGTcacttttgcataataggacagaACTCCTACTTGGTATGGTTTTCCTCAGGTGGTGGAGCATCTGGAAGCAGATCTGGGGGTGACTGTCCAAGAGGTGCACTTCCCAGAGCTTCGATACAGCTTCCAGATCTGGAACGCCTTCatgactcttcctgacaaagaTGGCAAGGTGTGAGGAGAGGACACTAATATTGAAGGGGAACATGTGCACTAAAAGTATTCTCCTGCAGCCTCCTGATTCCTTTGCTAAGGTGTTGGGAGAGGCAGACCGCCCTGTGTGGCCTCTATGGGAGATCCTGAAACGCATGATGGGCAAATCAGAACACACCGTTGCTGCTATTGGTGAGTGTCAACTTTTTAATTAAATGATCAAACACTTTGATTAATTAATGCGCATGTGAGGCTTGCAGGTTTGACTTTCGTGGAGAAGATTCAAGCATCCAAACCATCCACCTTCCTTATCCAGACGAAGGAGAAGCTTCAGAAAGAAATGGAAGAGTTGCTGGGGACTGATGGAGTGCTTCTTTACCCATCACACACCAGAGTGGCCCCCAAACATCACCACCCCCTTTTTCGACCCTTGGACTTCGCCTACACTGGTACACTCTACTCTATTTCATCATTTGATTGCATTCAAACATGTGAACATGTCCTCCCCCCCCTTTCCTAGGGATCTTAAATATTCTGGGCCTGCCTATCACCCAGTGTCCTTTGGGGCTGAACGAGGAGGGTCTCCCGCTGGGTGTGCAAGTGGTGACGGGAAAGCTGCAGGATCGTCAGTCCCTGGCCGTGGCGCTCTACCTGGAGAAGGCCTTCGGGGGCTGGA encodes:
- the faah2b gene encoding fatty-acid amide hydrolase 2-B, translating into MALGGMESLQKWLFDAVAGLLFLLFRLLSRRTTTGGRKKLPPTAHPLLKVSATQLARKIRRREVSSVEVVQAYIDRIQEVNPLINAVVKDRFSAALQEAAQVDKLIDEEAGGEDVLEHRLPFLGVPFSVKESFGLQGMPFTTGIISRRGTVAVADAPPVALMKRAGAIPLGVTNTSEGCMWFESHNHLYGITSNPYDLERVPGGSSGGEGSLLAAAGAVIGMGSDIGGSIRIPCFFNGIFGHKTTPGVVSNDNQYPPCTGRHAEYVSSGPMCRYAEDLLPMLRIMAGPNAHMLSLSKRVEIKKLRFFTIPDDGGCILTSPVSEELKRIQRKVVEHLEADLGVTVQEVHFPELRYSFQIWNAFMTLPDKDGKPPDSFAKVLGEADRPVWPLWEILKRMMGKSEHTVAAIGLTFVEKIQASKPSTFLIQTKEKLQKEMEELLGTDGVLLYPSHTRVAPKHHHPLFRPLDFAYTGILNILGLPITQCPLGLNEEGLPLGVQVVTGKLQDRQSLAVALYLEKAFGGWREPGSN